From a single Rhodococcus qingshengii JCM 15477 genomic region:
- the ahcY gene encoding adenosylhomocysteinase, producing the protein MTTSVSTTPVAESRNGIDFKVADLSLAEFGRKEIRLAEHEMPGLMALRREYAEVLPLKGARVSGSLHMTIQTAVLIETLTALGAEVRWASCNIFSTQDHAAAAIVVGPHGTPEEPKGVPVFAWKGETLEEYWWAAEQMLTWPGEPANMILDDGGDATMLVLKGAQFEKAGVVPPTDDDQDSDEYKVFLALLRQSLESDKGKWTAIAESVQGVTEETTTGVLRLYQVAAAGELTFPAINVNDSVTKSKFDNKYGTRHSLLDGINRGTDVLIGGKAALVCGYGDVGKGCAEALRGQGARVAVTEVDPINALQALMDGFEVKTVEQAIGWADIVITSTGNKDIITFEHMKAMKHQAILGNIGHFDNEIDMAGLEKSGDVTRINIKPQVDEFTFADGHSIIVLSEGRLLNLGNATGHPSFVMSNSFSNQVIAQIELWTKPDEYDNEVYRLPKHLDEKVAKIHVEALGGTLTKLTKDQAEYIGVDVEGPYKPEHYRY; encoded by the coding sequence ATGACGACCTCAGTTTCAACAACGCCCGTGGCCGAGAGCCGTAACGGCATCGACTTCAAAGTTGCAGATCTTTCGCTCGCGGAGTTCGGTCGCAAGGAAATCCGTCTGGCAGAGCACGAGATGCCCGGCCTCATGGCGCTTCGTCGCGAATACGCAGAGGTGTTGCCGCTCAAGGGCGCTCGCGTTTCCGGCTCGCTGCACATGACCATTCAGACCGCGGTGCTGATCGAGACGCTGACCGCGCTCGGCGCCGAGGTCCGCTGGGCTTCATGCAACATCTTCTCCACGCAGGATCACGCTGCCGCCGCCATCGTCGTCGGTCCGCACGGCACCCCGGAAGAGCCCAAGGGCGTTCCGGTTTTCGCCTGGAAGGGTGAAACCCTCGAAGAGTACTGGTGGGCAGCCGAGCAGATGCTGACCTGGCCGGGTGAGCCTGCCAACATGATTCTCGACGATGGCGGCGACGCCACCATGCTGGTGCTCAAGGGCGCACAGTTCGAGAAGGCCGGCGTCGTCCCGCCGACGGACGACGACCAGGATTCCGACGAGTACAAGGTCTTCCTTGCACTTCTGCGTCAGTCCCTCGAGTCCGACAAGGGCAAGTGGACGGCAATCGCCGAGTCCGTCCAGGGCGTCACCGAGGAGACCACCACGGGCGTTCTGCGCCTGTACCAGGTTGCCGCTGCCGGTGAACTCACGTTCCCCGCTATCAACGTCAACGACTCGGTCACCAAGAGCAAGTTCGACAACAAGTACGGCACGCGCCACTCGCTGCTCGACGGCATCAACCGCGGCACCGACGTTCTGATCGGCGGCAAGGCTGCGCTGGTCTGCGGTTACGGAGACGTCGGCAAGGGTTGTGCCGAGGCACTTCGCGGCCAGGGCGCTCGCGTCGCGGTCACCGAGGTCGACCCCATCAACGCCCTGCAGGCGCTCATGGACGGCTTCGAGGTCAAGACAGTCGAGCAGGCCATCGGCTGGGCCGACATCGTGATCACGTCCACCGGTAACAAGGACATCATCACGTTCGAGCACATGAAGGCCATGAAGCATCAGGCCATCCTGGGCAACATCGGTCACTTCGACAACGAGATCGACATGGCCGGCCTCGAGAAGTCCGGCGACGTCACGCGGATCAACATCAAGCCGCAGGTCGACGAGTTCACGTTCGCCGACGGCCACTCGATCATCGTGCTGTCCGAAGGCCGCCTGCTCAACCTCGGCAACGCGACGGGCCACCCGTCGTTCGTGATGAGCAACAGCTTCTCCAACCAGGTCATCGCGCAGATCGAACTGTGGACGAAGCCGGACGAGTACGACAATGAGGTCTACCGCCTCCCGAAGCACCTCGACGAGAAGGTCGCCAAGATCCACGTCGAGGCACTCGGTGGCACGCTGACCAAGCTCACGAAGGATCAGGCAGAGTACATCGGCGTCGACGTCGAAGGCCCGTACAAGCCCGAGCACTACCGCTACTGA
- a CDS encoding dTMP kinase, with amino-acid sequence MGTLVALEGLDGAGKRTLIGKVESELRRGGTSIATLDFPRYGKSIHADLAAEALKGSHGDLAESVNAMAVLFALDRAGAADRISDLLSANDIVLLDRYVASNAAYNAARAHQGVDGEMVAWVRELELGRLALPAPDLQLYLDVPVALAEQRARSREAEDASRQLDAYERDGGLQARTGELYKQLAATDWVSPWWIVGPETDPGELARRLADFA; translated from the coding sequence GTGGGAACACTGGTGGCATTGGAAGGCCTCGACGGCGCTGGAAAGCGAACGTTGATCGGCAAAGTGGAGAGCGAACTCCGCCGCGGCGGCACGTCGATCGCGACTCTGGATTTTCCGCGGTACGGGAAGTCGATCCACGCGGATCTTGCTGCCGAGGCACTCAAAGGATCGCACGGAGACCTGGCTGAATCCGTGAACGCGATGGCAGTCCTGTTCGCCCTGGACCGCGCGGGTGCGGCGGATCGGATCTCGGACCTGTTGTCCGCCAACGACATTGTTCTCCTCGACCGCTACGTGGCGTCCAACGCCGCCTACAACGCGGCGCGCGCGCATCAGGGCGTGGACGGCGAGATGGTCGCCTGGGTCCGTGAATTGGAGTTGGGTCGACTCGCTCTTCCCGCTCCCGATCTGCAGTTGTACCTCGACGTACCGGTAGCTCTGGCCGAGCAGCGTGCCCGCTCGCGTGAGGCCGAGGACGCGTCGCGTCAGCTCGACGCCTACGAGCGCGACGGCGGCCTGCAGGCCAGAACCGGTGAGCTCTACAAGCAGTTGGCAGCGACGGACTGGGTCTCGCCCTGGTGGATCGTGGGGCCGGAGACGGACCCGGGCGAACTGGCGCGCAGGCTCGCGGATTTCGCGTGA
- the mtrA gene encoding MtrAB system response regulator MtrA, producing the protein MKPRILVVDDDTALAEMLTIVLRGEGFDPYVVGDGTLALAAVRETRPDLVLLDLMLPGMNGIDVCRVLRADSGVPIVMLTAKTDTVDVVLGLESGADDYIMKPFKPKELVARVRARLRRTEEEPAELLSIADIVIDVPAHKVSRGSEQISLTPLEFDLLVALARKPRQVFTREVLLEQVWGYRHAADTRLVNVHVQRLRAKVETDPENPEVVLTVRGVGYKAGPP; encoded by the coding sequence ATGAAACCAAGGATTCTGGTTGTCGACGACGACACGGCACTCGCCGAGATGCTCACGATCGTGCTGCGTGGTGAGGGTTTCGATCCCTACGTGGTAGGCGACGGAACCCTGGCGCTCGCGGCAGTGCGTGAGACCCGGCCCGACCTCGTCCTGCTCGATCTCATGCTTCCCGGAATGAACGGGATCGACGTATGCCGAGTTCTGCGTGCGGATTCCGGCGTGCCCATCGTGATGTTGACGGCCAAGACCGACACCGTCGACGTCGTACTCGGCCTCGAATCCGGTGCGGACGACTACATCATGAAGCCGTTCAAGCCGAAGGAGCTGGTGGCGCGGGTGCGTGCTCGCCTGCGCCGCACGGAAGAGGAGCCGGCCGAGCTGCTGAGCATCGCCGACATCGTGATCGACGTTCCGGCACACAAGGTCAGCCGCGGCAGCGAGCAGATCTCGCTCACACCACTCGAATTCGACCTGCTGGTCGCATTGGCGCGCAAGCCGCGCCAGGTGTTCACCCGTGAAGTCCTCCTCGAGCAGGTGTGGGGATACCGCCACGCCGCCGACACCCGCCTGGTGAACGTGCACGTTCAGCGTTTGCGCGCCAAGGTCGAAACTGATCCCGAGAATCCCGAAGTGGTTCTGACGGTCAGGGGGGTCGGCTACAAGGCCGGACCGCCGTGA
- the mtrB gene encoding MtrAB system histidine kinase MtrB, whose product MSGVSRWRRRLNRRLTPFLRWCHSMSNTLAHTWRRSLQLRVVVSTLTLSLIVIVILGVVLTSQITDRLLETKITAATEEMDRARGIVEDQLAGVDDSTALNVQLESAASGLTSRRNQTSGQASGSAGTFDPVLIVPGDGPRQPTSSGPVDQIPDNLREFVKRGQISYQFATVSNPNGYSGPALIIGSPTASSISGLELYLIFPLASEDRSLSLVRSTLLIGGAVLLVLLAAISLLVARQVVLPIRSASRIAVRFADGRLKERMPVRGEDDMARLAMSFNEMAESLSKQITQLEEFGSLQKRFTSDVSHELRTPLTTVRMAADLIYDGSENLDPMLRRSSELLVAELDRFEGLLADLLEISRHDAGVAELASEQLDVRMCARAAVSTVRHLARESGTELIVDMPDEPVMADVDPRRVERILRNLLANAIDHGEGKPILLRLRADDNALAFIVRDSGVGLRPGEEKLVFNRFWRSDPSRVRRSGGTGLGLAISVEDANLHDGKLEAWGEPGVGACFRLTLSRTRGKKVVSSPLPLKPTTTKFVRTPSEADIVADTVGEVTSSLPTPRETDSRNESNGGDRS is encoded by the coding sequence GTGAGCGGAGTTTCCAGGTGGCGTCGTCGTCTCAACCGACGGCTGACGCCATTTCTGCGGTGGTGTCACTCGATGAGCAACACCCTCGCGCACACGTGGCGACGCTCGCTCCAATTGCGAGTGGTCGTCTCGACTTTGACGTTGTCCTTGATCGTCATCGTCATTCTCGGTGTCGTGCTGACCAGCCAGATCACCGATCGGCTGTTGGAAACGAAGATCACCGCGGCGACAGAGGAAATGGACCGAGCCCGCGGCATCGTCGAAGACCAACTCGCGGGCGTCGACGATTCGACGGCGCTCAACGTTCAATTGGAAAGCGCTGCATCCGGACTGACGAGCCGTCGAAACCAGACCTCGGGCCAGGCCTCCGGGTCGGCCGGCACCTTCGACCCGGTGCTCATCGTGCCAGGGGACGGGCCGCGCCAGCCGACGAGTTCGGGACCGGTCGATCAGATCCCCGACAACCTTCGCGAGTTCGTCAAACGCGGCCAGATCAGTTACCAATTCGCGACAGTGTCCAACCCGAACGGTTACTCCGGACCCGCGCTGATCATCGGTAGCCCCACCGCGTCGTCGATATCGGGACTCGAGCTGTATCTGATCTTCCCGCTCGCCAGCGAAGACCGAAGTCTGTCTCTTGTTCGAAGCACCCTGCTGATCGGTGGAGCCGTGTTGCTGGTGCTCTTGGCGGCGATTTCGCTGTTGGTTGCCAGACAGGTCGTGCTTCCCATCCGATCGGCCTCGCGAATCGCAGTGCGTTTCGCAGACGGCCGACTCAAGGAACGAATGCCGGTCCGCGGCGAGGACGACATGGCGCGCCTGGCCATGTCCTTCAACGAGATGGCCGAGAGTCTGTCCAAACAGATCACCCAGCTGGAGGAGTTCGGCAGTCTCCAGAAACGCTTCACCTCCGATGTCAGCCATGAACTCCGCACACCTCTGACCACGGTCCGGATGGCCGCCGACCTGATCTACGACGGCAGCGAGAACCTCGACCCGATGCTGCGTCGGTCGTCGGAACTGCTTGTCGCCGAGCTGGACAGGTTCGAGGGGCTTCTGGCGGACCTCCTCGAGATCTCCCGCCACGACGCCGGTGTCGCGGAACTCGCATCCGAACAACTCGACGTGCGTATGTGTGCGCGAGCGGCCGTTTCCACGGTTCGCCATCTCGCCCGCGAATCCGGCACCGAACTGATCGTGGACATGCCCGACGAGCCCGTCATGGCAGATGTCGATCCGCGCCGCGTCGAACGCATCCTGCGAAATCTCCTGGCCAACGCCATCGACCACGGTGAGGGGAAGCCGATTCTGCTTCGCCTTCGCGCCGACGACAATGCCCTCGCCTTCATCGTCCGCGACAGTGGCGTCGGGTTGCGTCCGGGCGAGGAGAAGTTGGTCTTCAACCGGTTCTGGCGATCGGACCCGTCCCGCGTGCGCCGCAGTGGCGGCACCGGACTCGGCCTCGCGATCAGTGTCGAAGACGCGAATCTGCACGACGGCAAGCTCGAGGCCTGGGGCGAACCGGGAGTCGGCGCCTGCTTCCGGCTGACGCTCTCGCGCACCCGTGGCAAGAAAGTCGTGTCGAGCCCACTGCCTCTCAAGCCGACGACCACAAAGTTCGTCCGCACGCCGAGCGAAGCCGACATCGTCGCCGATACCGTCGGCGAGGTCACGTCGTCCCTGCCGACTCCGCGCGAAACTGACTCACGGAACGAGTCCAACGGTGGGGATCGATCATGA